A single Defluviitalea saccharophila DNA region contains:
- a CDS encoding adenylate/guanylate cyclase domain-containing protein, which produces MKKLNYIMIAIILTVSFFISQRYNSVELYGIQSDYYYKDGFFYFITKQGDNIDLIKIDKNGNLIFRAQQPKYKDGFFYEYGDLIVNDRGQIYGVRYLYNASDYYIYEEEIVRYNESGKLDKIIVRDNYADSDEISPIKKIHSLFISNGNLQFAKLDANNEEISAYRVIEGEEDKLEFLNKYKLTTNMKIDEFVIMSDNDFIISTKRGELYKISEEEKPFRLYPKSDNDRNTICRNLEIIDNTLYFEDVFNKNYYRMDLDTLIIENIFTKDYSIVPEDNTTFEELVSFEMFDNHVFAGVYEKEGRNYIFIKEDLENSTYIEKVRISNSKYLYTYVLSCVILGISYGLIYGLIEFFSKLTNGKIPIVIKQILIFIPILIVSSYLLLVQMDKYFTFSKETDIKFQLYILAQEMANKIDAEAIDNITSPRDYMSTDYKKILDQVGDVNDNGFSEQAGIDYKNEYYYEIHGVDDGKVYTVISSEDLPCYYPIQYLYSEEQTQKLMLVAETKETGLSEWSDQFGDWIFAVAPIFDGTGEVVGLFELGMGKETFLDDLNAVYRRLAMTNGLFTSIMVLIFIGIVYFMLRPLMILKESASEIAVGNLDTTVDIRSRDEIEDLGKIFNQMTNYLRKSFNQLQELNEIYYKFVPFRFIELLGKRNILDVKLGDQVQQKMIVMSLQLRDFYKISNTLNTEENFSLINNIFNTYGSMITENNGVVERYEDAGILSLYQEDKEEAIDTAISIIRKMHLQNKKAEKDGEKILDIGIAIHEGDIMLGIIGQKERMSARAISEDVSVTMMLQKIGKKLGSNILVSANAMEGISSKYNYRYLGKVYLKELEREIGVYDFFDGDDIDIRKKKLETRKELEEGIRLFEQKNFYEARKCFIHVTKLNHLDDASKMYLFLSDKYSKEGIPDGWNSSLHFD; this is translated from the coding sequence ATGAAAAAATTAAATTATATTATGATAGCGATTATTCTAACCGTTTCTTTTTTCATATCCCAGAGGTATAATTCTGTAGAATTATATGGCATACAATCAGATTACTATTATAAAGATGGATTTTTTTACTTCATCACGAAACAAGGGGACAATATTGACCTAATAAAAATTGATAAGAATGGTAATTTGATTTTTAGAGCTCAACAGCCTAAGTATAAAGATGGGTTTTTCTATGAATATGGAGATTTGATTGTTAATGATCGTGGACAAATTTATGGTGTCAGATATTTATATAATGCAAGCGATTACTATATCTATGAAGAAGAAATAGTGAGATATAACGAATCTGGAAAGCTGGACAAAATCATTGTTAGAGACAATTATGCTGACAGTGACGAAATTTCTCCAATAAAGAAAATTCATAGTCTCTTTATTAGTAACGGAAATCTTCAATTTGCAAAATTAGATGCCAATAATGAAGAGATCTCTGCCTATAGAGTGATCGAAGGAGAAGAAGACAAACTTGAATTCCTAAATAAATATAAGTTAACAACAAATATGAAAATTGATGAGTTTGTGATCATGTCAGACAATGATTTTATTATTTCCACTAAGAGAGGAGAACTGTATAAAATCAGTGAAGAAGAGAAACCTTTTAGACTTTATCCTAAATCTGATAATGATCGAAACACTATATGCAGAAATTTAGAGATCATAGACAATACTTTATATTTTGAAGACGTTTTTAATAAAAATTACTATAGGATGGATTTGGACACCTTAATAATAGAAAATATTTTTACAAAGGATTATAGCATCGTTCCTGAAGACAATACCACCTTTGAAGAACTCGTTAGTTTTGAAATGTTTGATAATCACGTCTTTGCCGGAGTATATGAAAAAGAAGGCAGAAATTATATTTTTATTAAAGAAGATTTAGAGAACAGTACATATATTGAGAAAGTCAGAATTTCTAATTCAAAGTATTTATATACTTATGTTTTAAGCTGCGTCATCCTTGGAATTTCATATGGGTTAATTTATGGTTTGATAGAGTTTTTTTCTAAACTAACGAATGGAAAAATACCGATTGTTATCAAACAAATTTTAATCTTCATTCCAATACTTATAGTATCTTCATATTTGCTTCTTGTACAAATGGATAAATACTTTACTTTTTCCAAGGAAACAGATATAAAATTTCAACTTTATATTTTGGCACAGGAAATGGCTAATAAAATCGATGCAGAGGCTATAGACAATATTACATCTCCCAGAGACTATATGAGTACGGACTATAAGAAGATATTGGATCAAGTGGGAGATGTTAATGATAATGGTTTTAGTGAGCAGGCAGGTATAGATTATAAAAATGAATACTACTATGAAATACATGGAGTAGATGACGGGAAAGTTTACACAGTTATCTCCAGTGAAGATTTGCCCTGCTATTATCCTATTCAATATCTTTATAGTGAAGAACAAACACAAAAATTAATGCTTGTTGCAGAGACTAAAGAGACAGGGCTTAGTGAATGGTCGGATCAATTTGGAGATTGGATTTTTGCCGTTGCACCTATATTTGATGGAACCGGTGAGGTTGTAGGACTTTTTGAATTGGGTATGGGTAAAGAGACCTTTTTGGATGATTTGAATGCGGTTTATAGAAGGCTGGCTATGACCAATGGTCTTTTTACATCTATAATGGTATTGATTTTTATAGGAATCGTTTATTTCATGCTGCGTCCTCTTATGATTTTAAAGGAAAGTGCCAGTGAAATTGCTGTAGGTAATTTGGATACCACTGTGGATATACGTTCAAGGGATGAAATAGAAGACCTGGGTAAAATCTTTAATCAGATGACAAATTATTTAAGAAAGAGTTTTAACCAATTGCAGGAGCTTAACGAGATCTATTATAAATTTGTTCCTTTTAGATTTATTGAACTTCTTGGGAAAAGGAATATTTTAGACGTAAAGCTGGGAGATCAGGTACAACAAAAAATGATTGTTATGTCGCTGCAGCTCAGGGATTTTTATAAAATATCCAACACACTAAATACTGAAGAAAACTTCAGCCTAATTAACAATATTTTTAACACCTATGGATCAATGATTACGGAAAATAACGGTGTAGTAGAAAGATATGAGGATGCAGGTATTTTGTCGTTATATCAGGAGGATAAGGAAGAAGCAATAGATACGGCTATTTCTATCATTAGAAAAATGCACTTGCAGAACAAAAAGGCTGAAAAAGACGGAGAAAAGATATTAGATATCGGCATTGCTATTCATGAAGGGGATATTATGCTCGGAATTATTGGCCAAAAAGAGCGTATGAGTGCACGAGCCATATCAGAAGATGTAAGTGTAACGATGATGCTTCAGAAAATCGGCAAAAAGCTGGGCAGCAATATACTGGTTTCAGCGAACGCCATGGAAGGTATCTCATCAAAATATAACTATCGTTATTTAGGGAAGGTATATTTAAAGGAATTAGAAAGAGAAATAGGAGTTTATGATTTCTTTGACGGCGATGATATAGATATAAGGAAGAAAAAATTAGAAACCAGAAAAGAACTGGAAGAAGGCATAAGACTATTTGAACAAAAGAATTTCTATGAAGCAAGAAAGTGCTTCATTCATGTAACTAAATTGAATCATTTAGATGATGCATCAAAAATGTATTTGTTCTTGAGTGACAAATATAGTAAAGAAGGCATACCTGATGGATGGAATAGTTCACTCCATTTTGATTAA
- a CDS encoding DDE-type integrase/transposase/recombinase, with protein sequence MDSIITYLLLYIQYLHKQIFDLLLFISKHIPLKQWAFDDSNSPDYQKFKTDKLPIIRKFEKQDFHFLLDYYQWKYGKVLKPVRTQKNKPRTVPEDTVCPLCNAPHQYLYDNNGGKGQFQCKICGQTFVTGEIVKTPITFVCPYCGHSLTPKKDRKHFRVHKCVNKNCSYYTANLKKLPKDLSPSKKHNYKLHYIYREFTLDFFDMDLNPLPSWATSFKFKKQSAHIMGLCLTYHVNLGLSLRKTAQALRDIHGVSISHTMVANYARTAAVLIKPFVDTYDYKPSSTLAADETYIKVKGIKGYIWFIMDAVSKSILGYQVSDNRGVGPCILAMRMALNNFKNGLPKAFKFIADGYSAYPLAAQQFALKEQKFFDITQVIGLSNDDAVSKKFRPFKQMIERLNRTFKASYRVTCGYGSEDGAAYGVSLWVAYYNFLRPHDLYSWKRPLNEVALLQNASNMPGKWQLLLFLGQQTILQMQKSQSS encoded by the coding sequence ATGGACTCAATTATAACTTACTTACTACTATATATTCAATACTTGCATAAACAAATTTTTGATTTATTATTATTTATCTCAAAGCATATCCCTCTTAAACAGTGGGCTTTCGATGATTCTAATAGCCCTGATTACCAAAAATTTAAAACTGACAAACTTCCCATTATCCGGAAGTTTGAAAAACAGGACTTTCATTTCCTTCTTGATTACTATCAATGGAAGTATGGTAAAGTTTTAAAGCCTGTTCGTACTCAAAAGAATAAACCTAGAACAGTTCCCGAAGATACTGTTTGCCCTCTTTGCAATGCTCCTCATCAGTATCTCTACGATAATAATGGCGGTAAAGGTCAGTTTCAGTGCAAGATTTGTGGCCAGACATTTGTAACCGGTGAAATAGTTAAAACACCGATCACTTTTGTATGTCCTTATTGTGGACATTCACTTACTCCTAAGAAAGATCGGAAACACTTCCGTGTTCACAAGTGTGTAAACAAGAACTGTTCCTATTACACTGCTAATCTTAAGAAGCTGCCTAAAGACTTAAGTCCTTCAAAAAAGCATAATTATAAACTTCACTACATCTACCGTGAATTCACTCTAGATTTCTTTGACATGGATTTAAACCCTTTACCGTCTTGGGCTACTTCCTTTAAATTCAAGAAACAATCAGCTCATATCATGGGGCTTTGCCTTACTTATCATGTTAATCTTGGACTTTCACTTCGAAAAACTGCTCAAGCTTTAAGAGATATCCATGGTGTCTCTATTTCTCATACCATGGTTGCTAATTATGCACGTACTGCCGCTGTGCTTATTAAACCTTTTGTGGATACCTACGACTATAAACCTTCTTCTACCCTTGCTGCAGATGAGACTTATATCAAGGTAAAAGGCATCAAGGGATATATTTGGTTTATAATGGATGCTGTTTCCAAGTCCATTCTCGGTTATCAGGTTTCTGATAATCGTGGTGTTGGGCCTTGTATTTTAGCTATGCGTATGGCTCTTAATAACTTTAAGAATGGTCTTCCAAAAGCTTTTAAGTTTATTGCTGATGGTTACAGCGCCTATCCTTTAGCTGCTCAGCAGTTTGCTTTAAAGGAACAAAAGTTTTTTGATATTACTCAAGTTATTGGGCTATCCAATGATGATGCTGTATCGAAAAAATTTCGTCCTTTTAAACAGATGATCGAACGACTGAATCGTACCTTTAAAGCTTCCTATCGAGTTACTTGTGGTTATGGTAGTGAAGATGGTGCAGCCTATGGCGTTAGTCTGTGGGTTGCCTACTATAACTTCCTTCGTCCCCATGATTTATACAGCTGGAAACGTCCTTTAAATGAAGTAGCCTTACTTCAAAATGCAAGTAATATGCCTGGCAAATGGCAGTTGCTTCTCTTTCTTGGTCAGCAGACCATTCTACAGATGCAGAAGTCTCAATCGAGCTAG